In Papaver somniferum cultivar HN1 chromosome 1, ASM357369v1, whole genome shotgun sequence, a genomic segment contains:
- the LOC113289055 gene encoding uncharacterized protein LOC113289055 isoform X2 — MRYLELNGGSQVKPDNGPFFRVYASNGSEAETFSLDGPIIWGRVKETGLRLLGWEEKGEWGEQGVIRFFKIGKEMAFMRYRSLLGDIIKENRDVFTRTIPSSIYEYASDIDMGPHEDFNSPIVAECRWLKHELEKVMQILEGEASGFRKAWKVRLLLIDVAACIKDWELPNTEILNTLQTRRYEIDKPIFGEDGTSKAWELLKTEMFNALQTKRYEIDKLLSDEEGTSKAWELPETEMLNALQTRRLEVDKLLSDKEGTSNEVKHSLEAGTLIQAVKPVIEALRWIIV; from the exons ATGAGGTATTTAGAACTGAACGGTGGTTCTCAg GTGAAGCCGGATAATGGTCCCTTTTTTCGGGTTTATGCCTCTAATGGCTCAGAAGCAGAAACTTTCTCTCTTGATGGTCCCATCATTTGGGGAAGAGTCAAAGAAACTG GCTTGAGACTTCTTGGATGGGAAGAAAAGGGGGAATGGGGAGAACAGGGGGTCATAAGGTTTTTCAAGATCGGCAAAGAGATGGCTTTCATGAGATACCG CTCTCTCCTTGGTGATATAATCAAAGAGAATAGAGATGTCTTCACCAGAACAATTCCAAGTTCCATATATGAGTATGCATCTGATATAGATATGGGTCCCCACGAGGACTTTAACTCACCAATAGTGGCCGAATGTCGTTGGCTTAAACATGAG CTTGAGAAGGTCATGCAAATATTGGAGGGCGAAGCTTCTGGTTTCCGGAAGGCGTGGAAAGTCAGATTGTTACTCATTGATGTGGCTGCTTGTATTAAAGATTGGGAGCTTCCGAACACTGAAATATTAAACACTCTTCAGACAAGAAGATATGAGATTGATAAGCCTATTTTTGGCGAAGACGGTACAAGCAAAGCTTGGGAGCTTCTGAAGACTGAAATGTTCAACGCTCTTCAGACAAAAAGATATGAGATTGATAAGCTTCTTAGTGACGAAGAAGGTACCAGTAAAGCTTGGGAGCTTCCGGAGACTGAAATGCTCAACGCTCTTCAGACAAGAAGACTTGAGGTTGATAAGCTTCTTAGTGACAAAGAAGGTACAAGCAACGAAGTTAAACATTCTCTTGAGGCGGGTACCCTGATCCAG GCTGTAAAACCAGTGATTGAGGCCCTGAGGTGGATAATAGTTTAG
- the LOC113289055 gene encoding uncharacterized protein LOC113289055 isoform X1 — MGNDHVVIEKVKYYVCTLGIWENKGMRYLELNGGSQVKPDNGPFFRVYASNGSEAETFSLDGPIIWGRVKETGLRLLGWEEKGEWGEQGVIRFFKIGKEMAFMRYRSLLGDIIKENRDVFTRTIPSSIYEYASDIDMGPHEDFNSPIVAECRWLKHELEKVMQILEGEASGFRKAWKVRLLLIDVAACIKDWELPNTEILNTLQTRRYEIDKPIFGEDGTSKAWELLKTEMFNALQTKRYEIDKLLSDEEGTSKAWELPETEMLNALQTRRLEVDKLLSDKEGTSNEVKHSLEAGTLIQAVKPVIEALRWIIV; from the exons ATGGGTAATGATCATGTAGTTATCGAAAAAGTCAAGTACTATGTTTGCACTCTTGGAATTTGGGAAAACAAAGGGATGAGGTATTTAGAACTGAACGGTGGTTCTCAg GTGAAGCCGGATAATGGTCCCTTTTTTCGGGTTTATGCCTCTAATGGCTCAGAAGCAGAAACTTTCTCTCTTGATGGTCCCATCATTTGGGGAAGAGTCAAAGAAACTG GCTTGAGACTTCTTGGATGGGAAGAAAAGGGGGAATGGGGAGAACAGGGGGTCATAAGGTTTTTCAAGATCGGCAAAGAGATGGCTTTCATGAGATACCG CTCTCTCCTTGGTGATATAATCAAAGAGAATAGAGATGTCTTCACCAGAACAATTCCAAGTTCCATATATGAGTATGCATCTGATATAGATATGGGTCCCCACGAGGACTTTAACTCACCAATAGTGGCCGAATGTCGTTGGCTTAAACATGAG CTTGAGAAGGTCATGCAAATATTGGAGGGCGAAGCTTCTGGTTTCCGGAAGGCGTGGAAAGTCAGATTGTTACTCATTGATGTGGCTGCTTGTATTAAAGATTGGGAGCTTCCGAACACTGAAATATTAAACACTCTTCAGACAAGAAGATATGAGATTGATAAGCCTATTTTTGGCGAAGACGGTACAAGCAAAGCTTGGGAGCTTCTGAAGACTGAAATGTTCAACGCTCTTCAGACAAAAAGATATGAGATTGATAAGCTTCTTAGTGACGAAGAAGGTACCAGTAAAGCTTGGGAGCTTCCGGAGACTGAAATGCTCAACGCTCTTCAGACAAGAAGACTTGAGGTTGATAAGCTTCTTAGTGACAAAGAAGGTACAAGCAACGAAGTTAAACATTCTCTTGAGGCGGGTACCCTGATCCAG GCTGTAAAACCAGTGATTGAGGCCCTGAGGTGGATAATAGTTTAG